A single genomic interval of Roseomonas aeriglobus harbors:
- a CDS encoding TonB-dependent receptor, which translates to MTKTATALRAGSALLALVTAGTAAAQTAPPAQTTENVPGIAAATEQDDGPAQPTQDVVVVGTQIRGASTTAALPVTLVDATQIEATGALSGDELFRAIPQAGDVTFNEANNPQTSNAARGDVNSINLRNLGVGNTLVLLNGRRLVQHPTSQAGDGNVPVLGYNSNALPVAGIERLEILRDGAAAIYGADAVAGVVNTVTKGNVNGGQIDLRVGGAEGTHRREYQATGLLGTDFASGRGNVSVYADYTRRTAQLAEDQFYTATDNLLAYFADDPRFAGNLTADGRATQSPWANLAVVNGPGTIRRNPGNVALTSSAGAFHTQSVLNPGCAVTLNADTCLGSGTRATATTLRSERFDTRPGTTVAPSIHRFNSFLSAHYDVSDRLTLYTELGYYRADTTRIQPPTINLNAIVVPASNYWNPFGPVTFANGTANPNRISGLSNVPAAGLPVRLSTYRFVDAGYQRVNVDNWQSRFLGGARGRIGSFDFDSAILYSEAQATDVSNAVNMTRLQQALSLSTPDAYNPFSGGCSATPSLGDCTPSSQATIDSFTFDLVRRSKTTLALADFKLSRADLLALPGGNLGLAFGIEGRRETQQDIRDDNLNGTIQFVDAVTGDRSLSNVAAVSPTPTTRGRRTVFSAFAELAVPVISPEMNIPLVQRVDLQIAGRYEHYSDFGSVAKPKVAGAWDLTRGFRIRGSWSQGFRAPNLEQTNTVQYSRLGSNTDFYRCEADLRARRITNFGACGRGVSYSIFIAGNPDLKPEESTNWSAGIVLQPDFQNPKLGKLTITADYWSIRQEGIVGQFGPQNALVLDYLLRLQGSSNPNVIRAAPTADDTPVFTGTGLATAGVVTQINDRFTNLLPQTVEGLDLGLLYNVRTGIGKFDLSVNAAHLIKFSRDTPPGVTELFDARATGTINAATPLTDATNLIEQRGRPKWRLTSSLTWSLKRFQIGGFVNYTADVNDTNFLDANGLPYVVKGQATVNLYAQYRFKGGVLDDTRVRIGARNLFDVQPPITADGYLGSLYSPYGRYLYATISKRF; encoded by the coding sequence ATGACCAAGACGGCAACCGCCCTGCGGGCGGGATCGGCGCTGCTCGCCCTCGTGACGGCAGGTACTGCTGCGGCCCAGACCGCGCCGCCTGCGCAGACCACCGAAAATGTGCCCGGCATCGCCGCCGCGACCGAACAGGACGACGGTCCAGCCCAGCCGACGCAGGACGTCGTGGTCGTCGGTACGCAGATCCGGGGCGCCAGCACGACTGCGGCGCTGCCGGTCACCCTCGTCGACGCGACGCAAATCGAGGCGACGGGTGCGTTGAGCGGCGACGAATTGTTTCGCGCCATTCCCCAGGCCGGGGATGTCACCTTTAACGAAGCGAACAACCCGCAGACGTCGAACGCGGCCCGCGGCGACGTCAATTCGATCAACCTGCGCAATCTGGGGGTCGGTAACACACTGGTGCTGCTGAACGGTCGTCGCCTGGTCCAGCATCCGACGAGCCAGGCCGGCGACGGTAATGTCCCGGTGCTCGGGTACAATTCCAACGCGTTGCCGGTGGCCGGGATCGAGCGGCTCGAAATCCTGCGCGACGGCGCAGCCGCTATCTACGGCGCCGACGCCGTTGCTGGCGTCGTCAACACCGTCACCAAAGGCAACGTCAACGGCGGCCAGATCGACCTGCGGGTCGGCGGGGCGGAGGGGACGCATCGCCGCGAATATCAGGCCACGGGGCTGCTTGGCACCGACTTTGCCAGCGGTCGGGGCAATGTGTCGGTCTACGCCGACTATACCCGCCGGACAGCGCAGCTGGCGGAAGACCAGTTCTACACCGCGACCGACAACCTGCTGGCCTATTTCGCCGACGATCCCCGCTTCGCCGGCAACCTGACCGCAGACGGCCGAGCGACGCAAAGCCCCTGGGCGAACCTGGCCGTGGTCAACGGCCCCGGCACGATCCGCCGCAACCCGGGCAATGTCGCTCTCACCTCTTCCGCCGGCGCCTTTCACACCCAGTCGGTGCTGAACCCGGGCTGCGCCGTAACGCTGAACGCCGATACCTGTCTGGGCAGCGGTACGCGTGCGACCGCGACGACGCTGCGCTCCGAGCGCTTTGATACGCGTCCGGGAACTACGGTCGCGCCGTCGATCCACCGCTTCAACAGCTTCCTGTCCGCACATTACGACGTGAGCGATCGCCTCACGCTCTACACCGAACTCGGCTATTACCGGGCGGATACGACGCGTATCCAGCCGCCGACGATCAACCTGAACGCCATCGTCGTGCCCGCGTCCAACTATTGGAATCCGTTCGGCCCGGTGACCTTCGCCAATGGCACGGCCAACCCGAACCGCATTTCCGGCCTGAGCAACGTTCCCGCCGCGGGGCTGCCCGTACGACTGTCGACCTATCGCTTCGTCGATGCGGGGTATCAGCGGGTCAACGTCGACAATTGGCAGTCACGCTTCCTGGGCGGCGCACGCGGCAGGATCGGCAGCTTCGATTTCGACAGCGCGATCCTCTATTCGGAAGCGCAGGCGACCGACGTGTCGAACGCCGTGAACATGACGCGACTGCAGCAGGCGTTGTCGCTGTCGACCCCGGACGCGTACAACCCCTTCTCGGGCGGCTGTTCGGCGACGCCGTCGCTGGGCGATTGCACGCCGTCCTCGCAGGCAACGATCGACAGCTTCACCTTCGACCTCGTCCGCCGCTCGAAGACCACGCTAGCGCTTGCCGACTTCAAGCTGTCGCGCGCCGATCTGCTCGCGTTGCCGGGTGGGAATCTGGGTCTGGCGTTCGGCATCGAGGGGCGCCGTGAAACCCAGCAGGACATCCGCGACGACAATCTTAACGGCACGATCCAGTTCGTCGACGCCGTGACGGGCGATCGCAGCCTGTCGAACGTTGCGGCGGTCAGTCCGACGCCGACGACGCGTGGTCGGCGGACGGTCTTCTCGGCCTTCGCCGAGCTCGCCGTCCCCGTGATTTCGCCCGAGATGAACATTCCGCTCGTGCAGCGCGTCGACCTGCAGATCGCCGGCCGGTACGAACATTACAGCGACTTCGGATCGGTCGCGAAACCGAAAGTCGCGGGCGCCTGGGACCTGACCCGGGGCTTCCGCATCCGCGGGTCCTGGTCCCAGGGCTTCCGAGCACCGAACCTGGAGCAGACGAACACCGTTCAATATTCGCGTCTGGGCTCCAACACCGATTTCTACCGGTGCGAAGCCGATCTCCGCGCACGCCGCATCACTAATTTCGGCGCCTGCGGACGCGGGGTCAGCTATTCGATCTTCATCGCCGGCAATCCGGATCTGAAGCCGGAGGAAAGCACGAACTGGTCGGCCGGCATCGTGCTCCAGCCCGATTTCCAGAACCCGAAGCTCGGCAAACTGACGATCACCGCGGACTATTGGTCGATCCGGCAGGAGGGGATCGTCGGTCAGTTCGGGCCGCAGAATGCGCTGGTGCTCGACTATTTGCTGCGGCTGCAGGGATCGTCGAACCCCAACGTCATCCGCGCCGCGCCGACCGCGGACGACACGCCGGTCTTCACCGGCACCGGGCTCGCCACGGCCGGCGTCGTCACCCAGATCAACGACCGGTTTACCAACCTGCTGCCGCAGACGGTCGAGGGGCTCGACCTAGGCCTGCTTTACAATGTCCGCACCGGCATCGGGAAGTTCGACCTGTCGGTGAATGCCGCCCATCTGATCAAGTTCAGCCGCGACACCCCGCCGGGCGTCACCGAGCTGTTCGACGCGCGCGCGACGGGGACTATCAACGCCGCCACGCCGCTGACCGATGCGACGAATCTGATCGAGCAGCGTGGGCGCCCGAAGTGGCGGCTGACCAGCTCGCTGACATGGAGTCTGAAGCGGTTTCAGATCGGCGGGTTCGTGAACTACACCGCCGACGTCAACGACACGAACTTCCTCGATGCCAATGGTCTGCCGTACGTCGTGAAGGGGCAGGCGACGGTCAATCTCTACGCCCAATATCGGTTCAAGGGCGGGGTGCTCGACGACACGCGGGTGCGGATCGGTGCGCGAAACCTGTTCGACGTTCAGCCGCCGATCACCGCAGATGGCTATCTTGGCTCGCTCTATTCGCCCTATGGACGCTATCTGTATGCGACCATCAGCAAGAGGTTCTGA
- a CDS encoding CinA family protein, whose product MTETLSSALPDHVEDSARRVLEKATDAGLSLATAESCTGGLLASLLTDVEGVSGAFERGYVVYSKDAKCELLHIARDVVESCGAVSRDVAIAMADGALAASHADVALSITGFAGPGGPDDEPGLVHFGCARTGRATDHREEHFGDIGRGPTRVKCLEVALEMIEKAL is encoded by the coding sequence ATGACCGAAACCCTCTCCTCCGCCCTGCCCGACCACGTCGAAGACTCAGCGCGCCGTGTGCTTGAAAAGGCCACCGACGCGGGCCTGTCGCTCGCTACCGCCGAAAGCTGTACGGGTGGCCTCCTTGCGTCACTGCTGACCGACGTCGAAGGCGTGTCCGGCGCGTTCGAGCGCGGCTATGTCGTCTATTCGAAGGACGCGAAGTGCGAACTTCTGCACATCGCGCGGGACGTCGTCGAGAGTTGCGGTGCGGTCAGTCGCGATGTGGCGATCGCAATGGCCGATGGCGCGCTCGCGGCGAGCCATGCCGATGTCGCGCTGTCGATCACCGGTTTCGCCGGTCCCGGCGGCCCGGACGACGAACCCGGCCTGGTCCACTTCGGCTGCGCGCGCACCGGTCGCGCGACAGATCATCGCGAGGAGCATTTCGGCGATATCGGTCGCGGACCGACGCGCGTGAAATGCCTGGAAGTGGCGCTCGAGATGATCGAAAAGGCGCTGTGA
- a CDS encoding TonB-dependent receptor, which yields MSYRLLLASALPLVFASPAIAQTSGGQVAQSDRGDIIITAPVLTSERDVLQGTSVVTGEELTRDIRSTVGETLARQPGVSATSFGPNASRPILRGFQGERVRVLTDGIGSIDVSNTSVDHAVIIDPLLAERIEVLRGPSALLFGSSAVGGVVNVIDTRIPRRIPENGFRVDGRAAYGSAADERSGGVAGDVALGDKFVLHADGSYLKTGDLRIGRGYLLSPAARAAALSQVGRPQDPDEDPIDFAASANLRGRIPNTAAETWTAGVGASLITDTGMLGISYGHYDSLYGVPIRYATEVGQEQEAPRLDVVQNRVDLRAEVQTGGGFLDRIRLRAGHADYRHFELETDGEVGTAFYNKGTEARLELVQARRGGWQGASGVQYFNRTFQAIGDEAFIPKAETNQIGLFTLQQFDLGGVKAEGGLRYELTDHATRVVAGDTRFFSGKRNFETLSGSLGASVEIAPDVRLGINGSRTARAPSAEELFANGPHAGTQAYELGNPNFRTEKSWGLEATLHAHGDGFSFDASAYHSWFSNYIFENQTEQAVCEAAAAPSGRDVDLPCFAYAQADARYYGFEADASLRLAQIGSYAINADVLGDYVRATVTGSGPVPRIPPLRLLGGIEAQGSKLTARAEVEHAFSQDRVAAFETPTDGYTLVNASLSFKPFENDRTILMLSANNIFDQLARRHPSVLKDFAPLSGRDLRATVRFGF from the coding sequence ATGTCGTATCGCTTGCTCCTCGCCTCCGCGCTTCCCCTCGTTTTCGCATCGCCTGCGATTGCGCAGACGAGCGGTGGACAGGTCGCCCAGTCCGACCGCGGCGACATCATCATCACCGCCCCGGTGCTGACCAGCGAACGCGATGTGCTGCAGGGCACGTCGGTCGTCACTGGCGAGGAACTGACCCGCGATATCCGCTCGACGGTCGGCGAAACGCTCGCGCGCCAGCCGGGCGTGTCGGCAACCTCGTTCGGTCCCAATGCCTCGCGTCCGATCCTGCGTGGCTTCCAGGGTGAGCGCGTTCGCGTGCTGACAGACGGCATCGGCTCGATCGACGTGTCCAACACCTCGGTCGATCACGCCGTCATCATCGACCCGTTGCTCGCCGAGCGTATCGAAGTGCTGCGCGGCCCGTCCGCGCTGTTGTTCGGATCGTCGGCGGTCGGCGGCGTGGTCAACGTCATCGACACCCGCATTCCGCGCCGCATTCCAGAGAACGGCTTCCGCGTCGACGGCCGCGCAGCCTATGGCAGTGCCGCCGACGAGCGCTCGGGCGGAGTCGCGGGCGACGTCGCGCTGGGTGACAAGTTCGTCCTTCATGCCGACGGCTCGTATCTGAAGACCGGTGATCTGCGGATCGGGCGCGGCTATCTGCTGAGCCCCGCGGCGCGGGCCGCGGCTTTGTCGCAGGTCGGTCGCCCGCAGGACCCCGACGAGGATCCGATCGACTTCGCCGCCAGCGCCAATCTGCGCGGCCGCATCCCCAACACGGCCGCGGAAACCTGGACCGCCGGCGTCGGCGCATCGCTGATCACCGACACCGGGATGCTCGGCATCTCCTACGGCCATTACGACAGCCTGTACGGCGTGCCGATCCGCTATGCGACCGAGGTCGGGCAGGAGCAGGAAGCGCCCCGCCTGGATGTCGTCCAGAACCGCGTCGACCTGCGCGCCGAGGTCCAGACGGGCGGCGGTTTCCTCGACCGCATCCGCCTGCGCGCCGGCCATGCCGATTATCGTCACTTCGAACTGGAGACCGATGGCGAGGTCGGTACCGCCTTCTACAACAAGGGGACCGAAGCCCGTCTCGAGCTCGTCCAGGCGCGTCGTGGCGGCTGGCAGGGGGCGAGCGGCGTCCAATATTTCAACCGCACGTTCCAAGCGATCGGTGACGAGGCGTTCATTCCCAAAGCGGAAACCAATCAGATCGGCCTGTTCACGCTGCAGCAGTTCGATCTGGGCGGGGTGAAGGCAGAGGGCGGCCTGCGCTACGAACTGACCGATCACGCGACCCGCGTCGTTGCGGGCGATACACGGTTCTTCTCGGGCAAGCGGAACTTCGAAACGCTGTCGGGCTCGCTCGGGGCGTCGGTCGAGATCGCACCCGACGTTCGCCTCGGCATCAACGGATCGCGGACCGCACGAGCACCGTCGGCCGAAGAGCTGTTCGCCAACGGACCGCATGCCGGCACGCAAGCCTATGAACTCGGCAACCCGAATTTCCGTACCGAGAAATCCTGGGGCCTGGAAGCGACGCTGCACGCGCATGGCGACGGCTTCAGCTTCGACGCTTCGGCGTATCACAGCTGGTTCAGCAACTATATCTTCGAAAACCAGACCGAACAGGCCGTCTGTGAAGCGGCCGCTGCACCATCGGGCCGCGACGTCGACCTGCCGTGTTTCGCCTATGCCCAGGCTGATGCGCGCTATTACGGGTTCGAGGCCGATGCATCGCTCCGTCTGGCGCAGATCGGGTCCTACGCGATCAACGCCGATGTCCTGGGCGACTATGTTCGTGCGACGGTGACGGGCAGCGGCCCGGTTCCGCGCATCCCGCCGCTCCGACTGCTGGGCGGGATCGAAGCGCAGGGTTCGAAACTGACCGCCCGCGCCGAAGTCGAGCATGCGTTCTCGCAGGATCGCGTCGCCGCGTTCGAAACCCCGACCGATGGCTACACGCTGGTCAACGCGTCGCTGTCGTTCAAGCCGTTCGAGAATGATCGCACGATACTGATGCTGAGCGCGAACAACATCTTCGACCAGCTCGCCCGGCGTCACCCGAGCGTGCTGAAGGATTTCGCGCCGCTGAGCGGTCGCGACCTCCGCGCGACCGTGCGGTTCGGCTTCTGA
- a CDS encoding NAD(+) synthase translates to MPGSGARDDRKGAVTSTHPFYSHHAQGFVRVGACTPIGTVGDPAANAAATIALARQGHEQGCDLLVFPELNLSSYAIDDLHLQDAHAAAVEAALAEVAAATAELTPLLLVGAGLRRNGRLYNCAVAIHRGQILGVVPKTYLPNYREYYEKRWFAAGVGLTGLEIAVAGRSVPFGTDLLFAADDLTDFIVHAEVCEDYWAPAPPSTDGALAGALILANLSASNIVIGKARERALLCASQSVRTASAYIYSASGPGESTTDLAWDGQGMILELGEMLAESGRFDLATEIVVADIDVQRLRLERMRTGTFNDCAAARGHPETRFRRVMFRHTPDFADRGLVRDIRRFPFVPNTPSKLDEDCYEAFNIQVEGLRKRLTTTGSKHLVVGVSGGLDSTHALIVAAKAFDRMGRSRSDILGFTMPGFATGEATKAQAWGLMKALGVTGEEIDIRPAATQMLKDMGHPFAEGHPEYDVTFENVQAGLRTDYLFRLANQRQGIVLGTGDLSELALGWCTYGVGDHMSHYGVNAGVPKTLIQYLIRWATRTNQFDAETDAVLEAILATEISPELVPADASGAMQSTQDRIGPYELHDFFAHYVLRHGLPPSKIAFLAWHAWRDAGTGRWPMGFPEDARNAYDLATIAKWLEAFVWRFFQTSQFKRSALPNAPKVSAGGAVSPRGDWRAPSDGTAAVWLAELKAKLPPV, encoded by the coding sequence ATGCCTGGAAGTGGCGCTCGAGATGATCGAAAAGGCGCTGTGACCAGCACCCATCCCTTCTATTCGCATCACGCGCAGGGCTTCGTCCGCGTCGGCGCCTGTACCCCCATCGGCACGGTGGGCGACCCAGCCGCCAACGCCGCCGCGACGATCGCGCTTGCGCGGCAGGGGCATGAGCAAGGCTGCGACCTGCTGGTCTTCCCCGAGCTCAATCTGTCGTCCTACGCGATCGACGACCTGCATCTGCAGGACGCCCATGCCGCCGCGGTCGAAGCGGCGCTGGCCGAGGTTGCTGCCGCGACCGCCGAACTGACGCCCCTGTTGCTCGTCGGCGCCGGGCTGCGGCGGAACGGACGCCTTTACAATTGCGCGGTGGCGATCCACCGCGGGCAGATCCTGGGCGTCGTGCCGAAGACCTATCTGCCGAACTACCGCGAATATTACGAGAAGCGCTGGTTCGCGGCCGGCGTCGGGCTGACGGGGCTGGAGATCGCGGTCGCCGGACGGAGCGTGCCCTTCGGCACCGACCTGCTGTTCGCCGCCGACGACCTGACGGACTTCATCGTCCATGCCGAGGTGTGCGAGGATTATTGGGCCCCCGCCCCGCCCTCGACCGACGGCGCACTGGCGGGCGCGCTGATCCTCGCCAATCTGTCGGCCTCCAACATCGTCATCGGCAAGGCGCGCGAGCGGGCCCTGCTGTGCGCGTCGCAATCGGTGCGGACGGCGTCGGCTTATATCTATTCGGCCTCGGGACCGGGCGAGAGCACGACCGACCTTGCGTGGGACGGCCAGGGCATGATCCTGGAATTGGGCGAGATGCTGGCGGAAAGCGGCCGGTTCGATCTGGCGACCGAGATCGTCGTTGCCGACATCGACGTCCAGCGACTTCGGCTGGAGCGGATGCGCACGGGCACGTTCAACGACTGCGCCGCCGCGCGCGGGCATCCGGAGACGCGCTTCCGCCGCGTCATGTTCCGTCACACGCCCGACTTCGCCGACCGCGGACTGGTACGCGACATCCGGCGTTTCCCGTTCGTGCCCAACACGCCGTCGAAGCTCGACGAAGATTGCTACGAAGCCTTCAACATCCAGGTCGAAGGCCTGCGCAAGCGTCTGACCACCACGGGATCGAAGCATCTGGTCGTGGGCGTCTCCGGTGGGCTCGATTCGACCCACGCCCTCATCGTCGCGGCCAAGGCGTTCGACCGGATGGGGCGATCGCGTTCCGACATTCTCGGCTTCACCATGCCCGGCTTTGCGACCGGTGAGGCGACCAAGGCCCAGGCGTGGGGACTGATGAAGGCGCTCGGCGTGACCGGCGAGGAAATCGACATCCGCCCCGCCGCGACGCAGATGCTGAAGGACATGGGCCACCCCTTTGCCGAGGGGCATCCCGAATATGACGTGACGTTCGAGAACGTCCAGGCGGGTCTTCGCACGGACTACCTCTTCCGCCTCGCCAACCAGCGGCAGGGTATCGTGCTCGGAACCGGCGACCTGAGCGAATTGGCCCTGGGCTGGTGCACCTACGGCGTCGGCGATCACATGAGCCATTACGGCGTCAACGCGGGCGTACCCAAGACGCTGATCCAGTATCTGATCCGCTGGGCGACGCGCACGAACCAGTTCGACGCCGAGACCGATGCCGTGCTCGAAGCGATCCTGGCGACCGAGATTTCGCCCGAACTCGTCCCCGCCGACGCAAGCGGAGCGATGCAGAGTACGCAAGACAGGATCGGCCCCTACGAGTTGCACGACTTCTTCGCCCATTACGTCCTGCGCCACGGCCTGCCGCCGTCGAAGATCGCCTTCCTCGCCTGGCACGCTTGGCGCGATGCGGGCACGGGGCGCTGGCCGATGGGATTTCCGGAGGACGCGCGCAATGCCTACGACCTCGCCACCATTGCCAAATGGCTGGAAGCGTTCGTGTGGCGCTTCTTCCAGACCAGCCAGTTCAAGCGATCGGCGTTGCCCAATGCACCGAAGGTGTCGGCTGGCGGCGCGGTCAGCCCGCGCGGCGACTGGCGCGCGCCGTCGGACGGAACGGCGGCGGTGTGGCTCGCCGAGCTGAAGGCCAAACTGCCGCCGGTTTAG
- a CDS encoding murein L,D-transpeptidase catalytic domain family protein: MEPLLARAASRRALLKTALVAGSVAVVPGCAQQATKIATLHLPPPPPVVPVVQPPVAVAAAPSVAPPGIHAALFDRARQALQRHSSAIVKQDRIALADFSRSSSSPRFHLINLHDGTVTSLLVAHGSGSDPAHTGWLQRFSNEVNSEASCEGAFVASDYYVGKHGRSQRLVGLDPTNNNALDRAIVIHGAWYSNEDMLAKHGKLGRSQGCFAVGEYSLATVFDLLGEGRMIYAAKV, from the coding sequence ATGGAGCCGTTGCTCGCGCGTGCGGCCTCGCGTCGCGCGCTGTTGAAGACTGCACTTGTCGCCGGATCAGTCGCCGTCGTGCCGGGTTGTGCCCAGCAGGCGACCAAGATCGCCACGCTGCATCTGCCACCGCCGCCGCCGGTCGTCCCGGTCGTGCAGCCGCCCGTCGCCGTAGCCGCGGCGCCGTCTGTCGCACCGCCGGGCATTCATGCCGCGCTGTTCGACCGCGCGCGCCAGGCGCTCCAGCGGCACAGCAGCGCGATCGTGAAGCAGGACCGGATCGCGCTCGCGGATTTCTCGCGTTCCTCGTCCAGCCCGCGCTTCCATCTGATCAATCTGCACGACGGAACCGTCACCTCGCTGCTCGTCGCGCACGGCAGCGGGTCGGACCCGGCACACACCGGTTGGCTTCAGCGCTTCTCCAACGAAGTGAACAGCGAAGCCTCGTGCGAGGGGGCGTTCGTCGCGAGCGACTATTATGTCGGCAAGCACGGTCGCTCGCAGCGGCTGGTCGGTCTGGACCCGACCAACAATAATGCGCTCGACCGCGCGATCGTCATCCATGGCGCCTGGTATTCGAACGAAGACATGCTGGCCAAGCACGGCAAGCTCGGCCGCAGCCAGGGCTGCTTCGCGGTCGGTGAATATTCGCTGGCAACGGTGTTCGACCTGCTGGGCGAAGGCCGGATGATCTACGCGGCGAAGGTCTAA
- a CDS encoding dicarboxylate/amino acid:cation symporter — MIAIPDRSPDAAALRKVPFYRHLYFQVLVAIALGVTLGAVYPDVGAALKPLGDGFIKLVKMVIAPVIFLTVVTGIAGMRELTAVGRVAGKAFAYFLFFSTLALIVGLVVANVVQPGAGMNVDPATLDSKAIAEYATKAHDTTLTGFLLDIVPTTMPSALTSGSILQTLFVAILFGISLSLVGKPAEPVLDFLERITLVVFRLVGILMKAAPIGAFGAMAFTIGKYGLASLANLGALVATFYLTSLIFVLGILGLVAWAHGFSILKLIAYLKAELLLVLGTSSSEAALPSLIGKLERAGCDKGVVGLVVPTGYSFNLDGTNIYMTLAALFIAQATGIELSWGEQAALLGVAMLSSKGAAGVTGAGFITLAATLSIVPSVPVAGMALILGVDRFMSECRSLTNFIGNAVAAVVVARWEGKLDRARLAEVLNDRRVSDAETIDEDDALVTVPAT, encoded by the coding sequence ATGATCGCGATACCAGACCGTTCTCCGGACGCCGCCGCGCTCCGCAAGGTCCCCTTCTACCGCCATCTCTATTTCCAGGTGCTGGTCGCGATCGCGCTCGGCGTGACCCTCGGCGCGGTCTATCCGGACGTCGGCGCGGCACTGAAGCCGCTGGGCGACGGGTTCATCAAGCTGGTCAAGATGGTCATCGCGCCGGTCATCTTCCTGACGGTCGTCACCGGGATTGCCGGCATGCGCGAACTGACCGCGGTCGGCCGCGTCGCGGGCAAGGCGTTTGCCTATTTCCTGTTCTTCTCGACGCTGGCGCTGATCGTGGGCCTGGTCGTTGCCAATGTCGTCCAGCCGGGCGCGGGGATGAACGTCGATCCGGCGACGCTGGATAGCAAGGCCATCGCCGAATATGCGACCAAGGCCCATGACACGACGCTGACCGGTTTCCTGCTCGATATCGTCCCGACGACGATGCCGTCGGCACTGACATCCGGCTCGATCCTCCAGACGCTGTTCGTCGCGATCCTGTTCGGAATTTCCTTGAGCCTGGTCGGCAAGCCGGCCGAACCGGTGCTCGACTTCCTCGAGCGCATTACCCTGGTGGTCTTCCGCCTGGTCGGCATCCTGATGAAGGCCGCTCCGATCGGCGCGTTCGGCGCGATGGCGTTTACCATCGGCAAGTACGGGCTCGCCAGCCTCGCCAACCTGGGCGCGCTTGTTGCGACCTTCTATCTGACCTCGCTGATCTTCGTGCTCGGTATCCTCGGCCTCGTCGCCTGGGCACATGGTTTTTCGATCCTCAAGCTGATCGCCTATCTGAAGGCCGAGCTGCTCCTGGTGCTGGGCACCTCGTCATCGGAAGCGGCGCTGCCGAGCCTGATCGGCAAGCTGGAACGCGCCGGCTGCGACAAGGGCGTGGTCGGGCTGGTCGTGCCGACCGGCTATTCGTTCAACCTCGACGGTACCAACATCTACATGACGCTGGCCGCGCTGTTCATCGCCCAGGCCACCGGCATCGAGTTGAGTTGGGGCGAGCAGGCCGCGCTGCTGGGCGTTGCCATGCTGTCGTCGAAGGGGGCGGCGGGCGTGACCGGCGCCGGCTTTATCACCCTGGCCGCCACGCTCAGCATCGTGCCGTCGGTCCCGGTGGCGGGCATGGCGCTGATCCTGGGTGTGGACCGTTTCATGAGCGAGTGCCGCAGCCTGACCAACTTCATCGGCAACGCGGTCGCTGCGGTCGTCGTCGCTCGCTGGGAAGGCAAGCTCGATCGTGCCCGACTGGCCGAGGTCTTGAACGACCGCCGCGTGTCCGATGCGGAGACGATCGACGAGGACGATGCGCTGGTGACTGTCCCGGCGACCTGA
- a CDS encoding PEP-CTERM sorting domain-containing protein, whose amino-acid sequence MKAVLLALATAMVAVPATAQVAPAPARPVAATAPRTILFIGNSFTQGAHSPVRNYRASTVTDLNGDGFGGVPALFKFFTEQAGLNYSVSLETQGGRSLGFHLTERSARFNRPWDVVVLQEYSTLDRQRPGDPSAYIRDAGALAAMFTRANRNVDVLLMPTWSRADQVWRPGSPWSGTPVNKMADDLFTAAMRAKAASRDIDGIIPVGLAWNRAFSAGVADPNPYDGVAFGQLDLWAYDQYHASTAGYYLEALTVFGRVTGRDPRTLGANERAADELGLSNAQATALQRIAFETLQAEGRR is encoded by the coding sequence GTGAAAGCTGTTCTACTCGCGCTGGCGACCGCGATGGTCGCCGTTCCGGCCACCGCTCAGGTCGCGCCGGCGCCGGCTCGGCCGGTGGCCGCTACCGCCCCGCGCACGATCCTGTTCATCGGCAACAGCTTCACCCAGGGCGCGCACTCGCCGGTGCGCAATTACCGTGCAAGTACGGTTACCGACCTGAACGGCGATGGCTTCGGCGGCGTGCCGGCCTTGTTCAAGTTCTTCACCGAACAGGCCGGCCTCAACTATTCGGTCAGCCTGGAAACACAGGGCGGTCGTTCGCTCGGCTTTCACCTGACCGAGCGGTCTGCGCGCTTCAATCGCCCCTGGGACGTCGTCGTTCTGCAGGAATATTCGACGCTCGATCGTCAGCGGCCGGGCGACCCGTCGGCCTACATTCGCGATGCCGGTGCACTGGCCGCGATGTTTACCCGCGCCAACCGCAACGTCGACGTGTTGCTGATGCCGACCTGGAGCCGGGCGGATCAGGTCTGGCGGCCGGGCAGTCCGTGGTCGGGGACGCCCGTCAACAAGATGGCGGACGATCTGTTCACCGCGGCGATGCGCGCCAAGGCGGCGTCACGCGACATCGATGGGATCATTCCGGTCGGTCTCGCGTGGAACCGCGCCTTCTCCGCCGGCGTCGCGGATCCGAACCCCTATGACGGGGTCGCCTTTGGTCAACTCGATCTCTGGGCCTACGACCAATATCACGCAAGCACGGCGGGCTACTATCTGGAGGCGCTGACCGTATTCGGTCGCGTCACCGGGCGCGATCCACGGACGCTGGGTGCGAACGAGCGGGCCGCCGACGAGCTGGGCCTGTCGAATGCCCAGGCTACAGCCTTGCAGCGGATCGCCTTCGAAACCTTGCAGGCGGAGGGGCGGCGCTAA